Proteins found in one Xenopus laevis strain J_2021 chromosome 1L, Xenopus_laevis_v10.1, whole genome shotgun sequence genomic segment:
- the gpm6a.L gene encoding glycoprotein M6A L homeolog isoform X1 produces the protein MAEGSTKNSCCFECCIKCLGGIPYASLIATILLYAGVALFCGCGHEALTGTVNILQTYFEMARTAGDTLDVFTMIDIFKYVIYGIAAAFFVYGILLMVEGFFTTGAIKDLYGDFKITTCGRCVSAWFIMLTYLFMLAWLGVTAFTSLPVYMYFNLWTICRNATLIEEANFCLDLRQFGIVTVGEEKKLCSPSDNFLRMCESTELNMTFHLFIVALAGAGAAVIAMVHYLMVLSANWAYVKDACRMQKYEDIKSKEEQELHDIHSTRSKERLNAYT, from the exons ATGGCAGAAGGCTCTACAAAGAATTCTT GTTGCTTTGAATGCTGCATAAAATGCCTTGGGGGAATTCCCTATGCATCATTGATTGCTACTATTCTGCTGTACGCTGGGGTTGCACTGTTCTGCGGCTGTGGTCATGAGGCCCTCACTGGCACTGTCAACATCCTTCAGACTTATTTTGAAATGGCAAGAACTGCTGGGGACACACTTGACGTCTTTACCAT gaTTGATATTTTCAAGTATGTAATCTATGGAATAGCAGCTGCCTTCTTTGTTTATGGAATTCTGCTGATGGTGGAAGGCTTCTTCACAACAGGTGCTATCAAAGATCTCTATGGAGACTTCAAAATCACCACATGTGGCAGATGTGTCAGCGCATGG TTTATTATGCTGACATACCTTTTCATGCTTGCCTGGCTTGGGGTCACAGCTTTTACCTCTCTTCCCGTCTACATGTACTTTAATCTCTGGACCATTTGTCGAAATGCAACATTGATTGAAGAAGCCAATTTCTGCTTGGACCTCCGTCAGTTTG GTATTGTAACAGTTGGGGAGGAAAAGAAGCTATGTTCACCATCTGACAACTTTCTAAGGATGTGTGAATCTACAGAA CTGAACATGACATTCCACTTGTTTATCGTTGCACTTGCTGGTGCTGGAGCTGCTGTAATTGCCATG gttcaCTACTTGATGGTCTTGTCAGCAAACTGGGCTTATGTCAAAGATGCATGCAGAATGCAGAAGTATGAAGACATCAAATCTAAGGAAGAGCAGGAACTGCATGATATTCATTCCACTCGTTCTAAAGAGCGGCTCAAtgcatatacataa
- the gpm6a.L gene encoding glycoprotein M6A L homeolog, with product MEENMEEGQTQKGCFECCIKCLGGIPYASLIATILLYAGVALFCGCGHEALTGTVNILQTYFEMARTAGDTLDVFTMIDIFKYVIYGIAAAFFVYGILLMVEGFFTTGAIKDLYGDFKITTCGRCVSAWFIMLTYLFMLAWLGVTAFTSLPVYMYFNLWTICRNATLIEEANFCLDLRQFGIVTVGEEKKLCSPSDNFLRMCESTELNMTFHLFIVALAGAGAAVIAMVHYLMVLSANWAYVKDACRMQKYEDIKSKEEQELHDIHSTRSKERLNAYT from the exons GTTGCTTTGAATGCTGCATAAAATGCCTTGGGGGAATTCCCTATGCATCATTGATTGCTACTATTCTGCTGTACGCTGGGGTTGCACTGTTCTGCGGCTGTGGTCATGAGGCCCTCACTGGCACTGTCAACATCCTTCAGACTTATTTTGAAATGGCAAGAACTGCTGGGGACACACTTGACGTCTTTACCAT gaTTGATATTTTCAAGTATGTAATCTATGGAATAGCAGCTGCCTTCTTTGTTTATGGAATTCTGCTGATGGTGGAAGGCTTCTTCACAACAGGTGCTATCAAAGATCTCTATGGAGACTTCAAAATCACCACATGTGGCAGATGTGTCAGCGCATGG TTTATTATGCTGACATACCTTTTCATGCTTGCCTGGCTTGGGGTCACAGCTTTTACCTCTCTTCCCGTCTACATGTACTTTAATCTCTGGACCATTTGTCGAAATGCAACATTGATTGAAGAAGCCAATTTCTGCTTGGACCTCCGTCAGTTTG GTATTGTAACAGTTGGGGAGGAAAAGAAGCTATGTTCACCATCTGACAACTTTCTAAGGATGTGTGAATCTACAGAA CTGAACATGACATTCCACTTGTTTATCGTTGCACTTGCTGGTGCTGGAGCTGCTGTAATTGCCATG gttcaCTACTTGATGGTCTTGTCAGCAAACTGGGCTTATGTCAAAGATGCATGCAGAATGCAGAAGTATGAAGACATCAAATCTAAGGAAGAGCAGGAACTGCATGATATTCATTCCACTCGTTCTAAAGAGCGGCTCAAtgcatatacataa